The genomic window TTTCCCTGATGACTATGTAAATAATATCGCCGAAAGATTAAGCTTATATACACAGCTAAATAATTTAAAAACTGATGCTGAATTGCTTACATTTGAAACAGAATTGATTGATCGTTTTGGAGAATTACCAATACAAGTGACCGATTTATTAAATAGTGTCCAAATAAAGTGGTTAGCTACCAAAATTGGTTTCGAAAAAGTGATTATGAAACAAGGTAAACTTATTGGTTATTTTATTAATGACCAACAAAGCAACTTTTATCAAAGCTCTGGTTTCACCAAAGTATTACAGTTTGTCCAGAAAAATCCTGGCGCCTGTAAAATGAAGGAAAAGCAAACTCGAAATGGTTTAAGATTAATGCTAACTTTCGAAAAAATAAAAACAGTAAAACAAGCACTAAGCGCCTTACAACCTATTGTGGCTTAATTCTTGTTTCATTTTAAAATAAAAATAGTCCATTTCTTTAATTAGAAGAACAATTAATACATTCAAAACCGTGAAACGCTTATTATTTTTTATTTACCTCTTACCAAGTATTTTATTAGCACAACACAGCATTAAAGGAAAATTCTCTCCCGCGAAAGAATACAATTTTGCTTTACTTTACAAGGTAACTCCAACTTTGTCAGAATATATTTCTAATACAGAAATTGATAAAGAAACTGGTTGTTTTGAGTTTCAATTAGATTCTACTAAAACAAAAGGAATGTATCGTGTGGTATATGCTATACCTCAAGAAGATTATAATTTTGATATTATTTACAACGGTAAAGAAGATATTGAATTAACTTTTAATTCTGAAACCGGCGTTACTTTCAAAAAATCTGACGAAAACAAATTATTAGCATCGTACACCAATAGCATGTCGATGGTTACGCAAAGCATTGGAAATTATTTTAGAGAAGAAAGCAAAAACTCCAAAGCTTTAAAATCAATATTTAAAACACAACAAGAAACACAAGAAAATTTTGAAAAAGCAGCAGAAGGCATGATGGCTTTAGATTTTATTAAAGCCAACCAACCTTATGTCCCAACTGAATTTGAAGACTTAAAAACCTATATAAATAACTTAAGAGTACACTATTTCGATCATATAAACTTCAATAGCAAAACTCTACAGAGCTCTAATTTTTTAGAAGAAAAAATGCTGAATTATGTTTTCGGAATGTCTTCTAAAATTGAAGATGAAGCTACAGTTTACAAGAATAATATCGATGTTTTTCATGAAATTTTAAAAACAACGCCACAAGGTGTAAAACGTATTTTATTAGTCGATTTATGGCAACAAATGGCAGATTTAGGTTTTGAGTCGGTTGCTAACTACATTTCAGACAAGTATTTAATGCCAGTTGCAAAATCGTTAAATGATAAAGATTTAATCGATGGTTTAACCTTATTTAAAAACACATCTATTGGTAGAAAAGCACCAGATTTCACATTAGAAATCAAGAAAGATAAGAAGCTAGTTAAAACACAATTAAGCGCGCTAGATATAGCTCAAACTTATGTGGTTGTTTTTTGGAGCAGCACATGTTCTCATTGTTTAGATGAAATTCCACAGTTACAATCTTTTGTACAATCTTTAGATAAAGGTTTAGTTCAAGTTGTAGCAGTTGGTCTAGAAGATGATCCTTATAAATGGAAAGATTTAACCTATACTTACCCAAGTTTTATACACGTTTATGGCGAAGGAAAATGGGATAACAAAATAGGAAACGATTACGGCGTTACTGCAACGCCAACATATTTTATTCTAGATAAAGACAAAAAAATTATTTCTAAACCTGAAGATTTTAAAGTATTGCAAGCCTTTTTTGGACAAGAAACTGATGAAGAATAATATCTATTAAAAATGATAAAAAGCGTTCTCTAAATGCTCAATTTTAAAACCTTTGCCTTCTTTTACAATCGCAACAATATCAAAACGCACCTCAACATCTAGGCTGTTAGAAATCACGTATTCATCTACCGCTTTTACTAAGCGCTGAATTTGTTTGGGTTTTACAAACTCTTCTGGGTTTCCAAAATCGCTGGTCGATCTTGTTTTAACTTCAACAACAGCAAGAACGTCAATTTTTTTAGCAATAATATCAATTTCCGATTTCTGATAATGGTAATTACGTTCCACAATATCATAACCATTTTTCAATAGAAAATCGACTGCCAATTGTTCTCCTTTTTTACCAAGCTCGTTATGTTTTGCCATAAACCAAAGGTATACTTAATTTTACAACTAACCTGAACAGCTATGCTTTTACAGGTTTTCAATTTGATAATATTTTGCCCAAGATTTAAATCTACCAACAAACATTTTAAGGTAATTTTCCGAGAGAAAAATATTAGACCAATCCCATCTTTGAGCTTGCACACCAAGATAAAACACAAAAACCACAAGTCCCGCCATAGGAATGAGTTTTAATTCTTTTTCAGATAATTTAGTGATGCTTTCGTAGCCTTTTAAAAAGCTTTCTTTTTTTATTTCATATTCATTTTTATCTGCCTCGATATAGAAAAGTTGTTTACAAAAATAGCCAACATCCAAAATTTGCGAACCATTGCCACAAAAATCAAAGTCGAAAATTGTAATATCCGTTTTATTAGCAATACTCATATTATCATACCAAATATCCATATGAACAACACCTTGTTTTGTATGCTCGAAATGCGAATCTTGATACGATGTTTCAATGGCTTTAATAAATTCCATTTCGGGTAATGCCTCTGAAAAGTACGGCTTCAATTTTTTATAAGAAGTTTCTAAAAGCGATTTTTTATTATAAATACTGCGCTTAAGCTTTTTGTTTTCGGTGACTTTATGAATTTTCGCCATAAGTTCGCCTACTGCAAAACAAGAGCTGCTATCCATAAACCTTACTTTTTCTCCTTTTGCATATGTAAAAAGCACGGCATACCTAAGTCCTTCTGGAGCTTTTATATCTTGTATGTACTTTGTGTTTTTATCCCGAATAGGAAAAGAAACGCTTAAACCATTTTCTTTTAATACATTTAACAAGCTAATTTCTTCTTGAATTTCAGTTTTAGATCTCCAATTATAACAATATAATCTTAAAACATATTTTATTTTCCCAGAGGAAAGCATGTAGGTATGATTCATTCCTGTTCGGAAAAGTTTGCATTCTAGGTTAGAATCTAAATTGTATTTTTCTTTAATATAATCGCCTAATTCTTGTGCGGAAATAGTTGAAGTTATAACTGGAAATGTTTTCATTTTTTACACTTTACAAAAAAATATTTCACTTTTAATTTTAAACTAAATTCGCTGATAACCTAGCCCTGATAGCAGCGACATCCTTTTTGTGAAGCTTAAATCTTAACTGCACTAAATTAATAAGTCGAATTTTTCCATAAAGATACTAAACCCTTTAATTAAGATCGAAATTGCTTCTCAAAAAGATATAGCGTATAGCAGGATTAGCTCCTAAAAACTATTTTTAAGAAGCTTTAAACACGGTATTCAAGACTGTTTTGAAATTATTTACTTAAACGAATACCTTAATCCTAAAAAAGCTCTTATTCCTTGGTTTGGTGCGTAAACATAAGACGGATCGAAGGTTAATGCGTACGGATTATCTGGAGAAACCTGGGGGTTGCCTTCATTATCGAAAGTAACATCTTTATCGAAAGGATCGTTTGCTCGCGCGATAATAAATGGATTCCCTTTATTTGGCGTCCAGTTTAAAAGGTTTTTGACTCCTCCGTAAATTTCTAAATTATCGATACCATCATAAGTAAATTGTATGTTTTGAATACTCCAAGTAGGCGAGTATTCACTTCTTGGATCCAAATCACTTAATAGCGGTAATCGCATTGGCCCGTAAATATTACCCGTATAATCTACTGTTACATTGTATTTGTAGTTTTTATATGAAGCCGCCCAGGTTCCCGTAAAACGTTCGGTAAGTATTTGACGTGATTTTATACCGTTTTCGGTTTGCGTAACATCTTGAACCGTACCACCAACAAGAAGCTTTATGCCACTAGCTACGGTAGCATCTAGATTTAAACTTACACCTTTTGTTATAGCCTTACCATCGAGGTTATCGTATATTATTTGGGTAGAATTTGTATCATAATCGGGTGTAATTAAGTTTGAAAAATGCGTGTACCATGCCGAGGCATCTAGCCCAATAATCATCCCAGATTTTGTATACATTTTTTTAAGATAGTTAACATTTATGTTAAAAGAACGCTCTGGCTTTAGCTCTTCTGCAATAATAACATCTCTTGCTCCAGTAAGTGCGGCGTGCTCTTCGGTAAAAATATTAACCACTCGAAAACCGGTTCCTGCGTTTACTCTAAAAATATCGTCGGCTGTTGGTTTAAATTTATAAGCAATTCTTGGTGTAAATATGTTCCCGTGTCTTTCGTCATAATCGTAACGTGCGCCTAGTAATACGGTTTGCTTTTCGCTTAGTCTTATTTCATCCTGTACAAAAAGAGAAGGAATCACCATTTCATCTGCTGCTGCGGTCGCTGGTGTATTATCGTTATAATAATTATACCGTGCCGCTGCTCCAAAAAGTAAATCGTGATTTTTAAGAGATTTATCCCAAGTAAATTGTCCGAAACCAATTTTTTGCTGCGCTAAATACTTAACGTCTCCATAAACCGAATTTTGATCGTGATCTGTATACGAAAATTGAAACATAACCTTTTCTTTAATAGGAAGTTGGTATTTACCTATAAACTCACCTCTTTTTGTATAAATACTTTCGCCATAAATTTCATTGCCTCCTCTAAAAGAAGAATCCCATTGCATTTCTCCTCCCCATCGATCTTCGTAAAACACGCGACCAACCAAAGAGAGTACTCTATTTTCTTTACGTTTAAAATTCCATTTTTGAAAAACAGATATCCTATTCTGAAGTGTTAAATCTGTAAAATTATCACCATTATTATCAATAGGGTTGTTGTAATTAAAGTAATTAACACCAAACAGCAGGTTGGCTTTTTCTCCAACTTTAGTATTAAAACCTAAATCTAAATTAAGTTCTCCCCAACCTGTTGCGTAACTATCTGCAAAAAAACGTGGTGCATTTTCGGGAAGTTTAGTTATAATATTAATAAGGCCACCAACGGCTTCACTTCCATAAAGTGATGAGGCTGGACCTTTTACAATTTCAATTTGTTCTATTAAAGAATTCGGAATTCCCGATAAACCGTAAACAGTAGATAAACCACTAACAATTGGCATGCCATCTATTAAAATTAAAGTATACGGCCCTTCCAGGCCATTAATATGAATATCTCCTGTATTACAAACATTACAATTAATTTGTGGGCGAACTCCATTTACATTCTGTAAGGCTTCAAAAATATTTGGAGTGGGGTTCTTTTTTAAAAACGTAGATGAATAAACCTCCACTGGTACCGGGCTCTCTAGACGAGAAACCGCTTTTAATGTTCCAGTGACAACAACTTCTGATAATATTTCGGATTCTGGTAAATCGAAATTTATAGTAATATCTTCTGTAGAGACTGTTATGCTTTTTCTTTGTGTTTGGTATCCTGTAAAAGAAGCTATAACAGTATACTTTCCTGGGCTTATATTATTTATACTAAATGAACCATTATCTCCTGAAACCGCTCCTTTTTGAGTCCCTTTTAAATAAACATTTACATAAGCTAGCGCATCGCCATCTGTTGTTGTTTTTCCTTTTATAGTTTGGGCATTAAACGTAAAACTGAACAAACTTAACATTCCAAATATTAGACCTCTCATGATATTATTTTTCTGCAAATATAAAATAATATTTAGATTAGTCTAAAATTAATTTTAATATTATATTTATTATATATTTGCGCCATACCTAAAAAACCAATCATGATTACCCTTACGGAAGAAAATTACCTTAAAGCCATATACCATTTAGGCAAACAAGGCGAAAACAACGTAAGCACCAATGCTATTGCTCAAGAAATGGAAACCAAGGCTTCTTCAGTTACAGATATGATTAAGAAACTTTCGGAAAAAGAATATGCCGATTATAAAAAATACCAAGGTGTTACCTTAACCGTAAAAGGAAAGAAAATAGCCGTTAATGTGGTTAGAAAACACCGTTTATAAGAAGTTTTTTTAGCTGAAAAATTAAATTTTTCTTGGGATGAAATTCATGAAGTTGCAGAACAACTTGAGCATATTAAATCTGAAAAACTGATAAAACAATTAGATGCTTTTTTAGGACACCCAACTCACGATCCGCATGGAGACCCTATTCCTGATGAAACAGGACAAATAAAAAGTATTGATAAAATATTACTAGCCCAAGCAGACGTTAACGATGTTTGTATTTGTGTTGGCGTTAAAGATTCTTCATCCGAATTTTTAAAATATTTAGATAAACACGATATTGCACTGGGAACAGAATTAAAGATAACTCACAAAGAGCCGTTTGATAATTCGGTAACTATAACTATTAATAACTTAGAGTTTATAACTTCTAATATAATTGCAAATAATATTTTTGTAAAGGTTAGTAAAACCTAGCAATTCTCCATTTCTTTTCTTTTTCTCAAAAGCCCGTTATAAGTTAGTCTCAATAAAATGTACAAATCTTCAGCTTTATTCTGAAAAAGAAAAAAAAACAACTATAGGCACGAAGTTTGTTGCTTACTTTTACTTAAAACAAAAAACATGAAGTTGCTATCTCTTATTTTTATAACTGTATTTTGTTTTTCCTGTATTCCAGTGCGTATTGCTCCAACCATCAAAACGGACAAAGTTATGGTAGCAAAAAAGTTTAAACGAAAGCTTCCAAAA from Algibacter sp. L1A34 includes these protein-coding regions:
- a CDS encoding phosphotransferase; this translates as MKTFPVITSTISAQELGDYIKEKYNLDSNLECKLFRTGMNHTYMLSSGKIKYVLRLYCYNWRSKTEIQEEISLLNVLKENGLSVSFPIRDKNTKYIQDIKAPEGLRYAVLFTYAKGEKVRFMDSSSCFAVGELMAKIHKVTENKKLKRSIYNKKSLLETSYKKLKPYFSEALPEMEFIKAIETSYQDSHFEHTKQGVVHMDIWYDNMSIANKTDITIFDFDFCGNGSQILDVGYFCKQLFYIEADKNEYEIKKESFLKGYESITKLSEKELKLIPMAGLVVFVFYLGVQAQRWDWSNIFLSENYLKMFVGRFKSWAKYYQIENL
- a CDS encoding YraN family protein, whose product is MAKHNELGKKGEQLAVDFLLKNGYDIVERNYHYQKSEIDIIAKKIDVLAVVEVKTRSTSDFGNPEEFVKPKQIQRLVKAVDEYVISNSLDVEVRFDIVAIVKEGKGFKIEHLENAFYHF
- a CDS encoding TonB-dependent receptor; protein product: MRGLIFGMLSLFSFTFNAQTIKGKTTTDGDALAYVNVYLKGTQKGAVSGDNGSFSINNISPGKYTVIASFTGYQTQRKSITVSTEDITINFDLPESEILSEVVVTGTLKAVSRLESPVPVEVYSSTFLKKNPTPNIFEALQNVNGVRPQINCNVCNTGDIHINGLEGPYTLILIDGMPIVSGLSTVYGLSGIPNSLIEQIEIVKGPASSLYGSEAVGGLINIITKLPENAPRFFADSYATGWGELNLDLGFNTKVGEKANLLFGVNYFNYNNPIDNNGDNFTDLTLQNRISVFQKWNFKRKENRVLSLVGRVFYEDRWGGEMQWDSSFRGGNEIYGESIYTKRGEFIGKYQLPIKEKVMFQFSYTDHDQNSVYGDVKYLAQQKIGFGQFTWDKSLKNHDLLFGAAARYNYYNDNTPATAAADEMVIPSLFVQDEIRLSEKQTVLLGARYDYDERHGNIFTPRIAYKFKPTADDIFRVNAGTGFRVVNIFTEEHAALTGARDVIIAEELKPERSFNINVNYLKKMYTKSGMIIGLDASAWYTHFSNLITPDYDTNSTQIIYDNLDGKAITKGVSLNLDATVASGIKLLVGGTVQDVTQTENGIKSRQILTERFTGTWAASYKNYKYNVTVDYTGNIYGPMRLPLLSDLDPRSEYSPTWSIQNIQFTYDGIDNLEIYGGVKNLLNWTPNKGNPFIIARANDPFDKDVTFDNEGNPQVSPDNPYALTFDPSYVYAPNQGIRAFLGLRYSFK
- a CDS encoding TlpA family protein disulfide reductase encodes the protein MKRLLFFIYLLPSILLAQHSIKGKFSPAKEYNFALLYKVTPTLSEYISNTEIDKETGCFEFQLDSTKTKGMYRVVYAIPQEDYNFDIIYNGKEDIELTFNSETGVTFKKSDENKLLASYTNSMSMVTQSIGNYFREESKNSKALKSIFKTQQETQENFEKAAEGMMALDFIKANQPYVPTEFEDLKTYINNLRVHYFDHINFNSKTLQSSNFLEEKMLNYVFGMSSKIEDEATVYKNNIDVFHEILKTTPQGVKRILLVDLWQQMADLGFESVANYISDKYLMPVAKSLNDKDLIDGLTLFKNTSIGRKAPDFTLEIKKDKKLVKTQLSALDIAQTYVVVFWSSTCSHCLDEIPQLQSFVQSLDKGLVQVVAVGLEDDPYKWKDLTYTYPSFIHVYGEGKWDNKIGNDYGVTATPTYFILDKDKKIISKPEDFKVLQAFFGQETDEE